The following are from one region of the Capsicum annuum cultivar UCD-10X-F1 chromosome 1, UCD10Xv1.1, whole genome shotgun sequence genome:
- the LOC107850450 gene encoding CAX-interacting protein 4: MPATAGRVRMPANNRVHSSAALQTHGIWQSAIGYDPYAPSKDEDKKSSTQKASSAADPENAYASFQGLLALARITGSNADETRGACKRCGRVGHLTFQCRNFVSVKDDNKDAEAIEAAVLSGLEKIKGNGSKMKGKAENEESSEEEEESESSDSDYDSEMERAIAEKYGKKVSRKLKSSSKKHKKKDFDDDDDDESDSGKRKKRGRSKRRRSGKKRGHSDSEDDDEDKERRKRRREKRRRRDDSSDEDEDEDRRRRRRKSRKEKRRRRRHRHANSSAESSDESPPRHKRRSRRAAASASDSDANNSDDARVGRDKKRSEKRSRKRHDDEE; the protein is encoded by the coding sequence ATGCCGGCCACAGCAGGTAGAGTTCGCATGCCTGCGAACAATAGGGTTCACAGTAGTGCTGCCCTACAGACGCACGGCATCTGGCAAAGTGCCATTGGTTATGACCCATATGCTCCTAGCAAGGATGAAGACAAGAAATCATCTACTCAGAAGGCATCTTCAGCTGCAGATCCCGAAAATGCTTATGCGAGCTTTCAGGGTTTGCTTGCACTTGCCCGAATCACTGGATCCAATGCTGATGAGACCCGTGGAGCATGCAAGAGGTGTGGCCGAGTGGGCCACCTCACTTTCCAATGTAGGAATTTTGTGAGTGTTAAGGATGATAACAAGGATGCGGAGGCAATTGAAGCTGCTGTGTTGTCTGGATTGGAGAAAATTAAGGGGAATGGTTCTAAGATGAAGGGGAAAGCAGAAAACGAGGAGAGCAGTGAAGAAGAGGAGGAGAGTGAGAGTTCTGATTCAGATTACGATTCTGAAATGGAGAGGGCAATTGCTGAGAAGTACGGTAAGAAGGTGAGCAGAAAGTTAAAGTCGTCATCTAAGAAGCACAAGAAGAAAGAtttcgatgatgatgatgacgacgagTCAGACtcaggaaaaaggaaaaagaggggTAGATCAAAGAGGAGGAGAAGTGGGAAGAAGAGAGGACACAGTGATTCAgaggatgatgatgaagataaggAGCGCAGGAAGAGGAGGAGGGAAAAGAGGAGGAGACGGGATGACTCATCagatgaggatgaggatgaggatCGTCGGAGGAGGAGGAGAAAAAGTAGGAAGgagaagaggaggaggagaaggcATAGACATGCGAACAGTTCTGCTGAATCAAGTGATGAATCTCCTCCAAGGCACAAGCGTAGGAGCAGGAGAGCAGCAGCCTCAGCATCTGATTCTGATGCCAACAACTCTGATGATGCACGTGTAGGAAGGGACAAAAAACGTTCTGAGAAGAGGAGCAGGAAACGGCATGATGATGAAGAGTAG
- the LOC107850465 gene encoding disease resistance protein RPM1: MAESAVKILIMSIEFMLNHPGYVIGGVRHEISKVKLELESIGSFIKDAEKCKSQNEGVTVWVVQVRDVAFEAEDVIDEFSYHVDSMKKGGFGGRLAGVFYFPKVIWLRYKTALELKRIRGEIKDIAKRSKRYDLSHMEASSTVGSNSHNSSSCVQNIGESSLFIKNDEIVGIDHVRDSLLSRLEGQEAHRIVISVVGMGGSGKSTLVAKAYTSLTVRQKFDCCAWVSVPQNSTIEDLLKKLISEFLDGEENMIPKNFMSMDYRQLVEILVKFLDKKRYVVVFDDVWNNNFWRQIGVALPDDENRSRIIITTRNEDIAAFPYGPGGTHVFRSEPLADDYAWTLFCNKAFSSQPNCQCPPELEKIGRALVKTCEGLPLAIVALGGLMGSKDRSELKWREVHDSLSWHISNNKLLDEVKNVMLMSFNDLPYYLKNCFLYCCRFPMGEWIGAGRLIRMWMAEGFLEENRSLNPEEVGKIYLKELISRNLFQVVKHQSFIRPKLCKLHDLMWELARSISERENFLSIYSEEELEKEEIRARRLSVHNVDGGLKMSVDLTRVRSFSMFSFKKESKFLLDDLLPRFRLLRMLELDDAKVDSLPYELGKLFNLRYLSLSGTGIKELPASVNRLRNLQTLDIRRTEVNVLPEGITELHNLRHLLAYGKEIGAEHFEYVRGVQVLGKLWKLKNLQVLNRVEANADIARKIRKMTKLRRIELTNVKEEYMKNICSSIDKLKFLHHLLVMTVDATAILKLDDLSETPLILRKVTLVGKMCKVPRWFSSMLNVMHLHLHWSQLPEDQDPIRCISELPSLEHLVLVNAYTSKKQLIFESGFQKLEDLHISCLPELEEIVFLEGVMPKLVRLHIYNCPQLKEVPQGLEYLTNLKQMNLKAASSELVDSIRGKGSSIRSKVGRIPSIKNYYETDGIHVYARLS, translated from the coding sequence atggcTGAATCTGCTGTGAAAATCTTGATAATGAGCATAGAATTCATGCTTAACCACCCAGGATATGTGATTGGAGGAGTTCGTCATGAGATCTCGAAGGTGAAACTTGAACTAGAGAGTATAGGGTCATTCATAAAAGATGCTGAGAAGTGCAAAAGCCAGAATGAAGGGGTGACTGTTTGGGTGGTACAGGTGAGGGACGTAGCGTTTGAAGCTGAAGATGTAATCGATGAGTTCTCGTATCATGTGGATAGCATGAAAAAGGGAGGTTTTGGTGGGCGTTTGGCCGGTGTTTTTTACTTTCCAAAGGTAATATGGTTGAGGTACAAAACCGCCCTGGAGTTGAAGAGAATCAGAGGTGAGATTAAAGACATTGCGAAACGAAGCAAGAGGTATGATCTAAGTCACATGGAAGCATCCTCAACCGTTGGATCAAATTCACATAATTCTTCTAGTTGTGTGCAAAATATTGGAGAATCTTCGCTCTTCATTAAGAACGATGAAATTGTTGGGATCGATCATGTGAGAGACTCGTTGCTGTCACGTTTGGAAGGACAAGAGGCACACCGTATTGTCATTTCTGTTGTGGGCATGGGTGGTTCAGGTAAATCAACTTTAGTCGCGAAAGCGTATACTAGCCTGACCGTGAGACAGAAGTTCGACTGTTGTGCTTGGGTTTCCGTCCCACAGAACAGCACGATCGAGGACTTGCTCAAAAAGCTGATCTCGGAGTTTTTGGATGGAGAGGAAAATATGATCCCGAAAAATTTTATGTCAATGGACTACAGGCAGTTGGTGGAGATTCTTGTAAAGTTCTTGGATAAAAAgagatatgttgttgtatttgatgATGTATGGAACAATAATTTCTGGAGACAAATAGGTGTTGCTCTTCCGGATGATGAAAACCGGAGTAGGATCATAATAACAACGCGAAATGAAGATATTGCAGCATTCCCTTATGGTCCTGGTGGTACACATGTTTTTCGTTCGGAGCCATTAGCTGATGACTACGCGTGGACGCTATTTTGCAACAAGGCGTTTTCGAGTCAGCCTAATTGTCAGTGTCCTCCTGAACTGGAGAAAATAGGTAGGGCATTGGTGAAAACATGTGAAGGTCTACCTTTAGCAATTGTTGCACTTGGAGGACTAATGGGGTCGAAAGATCGATCGGAATTGAAATGGAGGGAAGTTCATGACAGCTTAAGTTGGCATATCAGCAACAATAAGTTACTagatgaggttaaaaatgttatGTTGATGAGTTTCAATGATTTGCCTTATTATCTTAAGAACTGTTTCTTGTATTGTTGTCGATTTCCGATGGGAGAATGGATAGGAGCAGGGAGGCTCATTAGAATGTGGATGGCTGaaggttttcttgaagaaaatcgCAGCCTGAATCCGGAGGAAGTTGGTAAAATCTATCTCAAGGAGCTGATTTCGAGGAACTTATTCCAAGTTGTAAAGCATCAGAGTTTCATAAGGCCGAAGCTTTGCAAGTTGCACGATCTGATGTGGGAGCTAGCTCGTTCGATCTCAGAGAGGGAGAATTTCTTGTCTATATATAGTGAAGAGGAACTAGAGAAAGAGGAGATAAGAGCACGTAGATTGTCCGTGCACAATGTTGATGGAGGGCTTAAGATGAGTGTTGATCTAACACGCGTTCGATCTTTCTCTATGTTCAGTTTCAAAAAGGAATCCAAGTTTTTGTTGGATGATCTTTTACCGCGGTTTAGACTGCTGAGAATGTTGGAGTTGGACGACGCTAAGGTTGATTCTTTACCTTACGAACTTGGTAAATTGTTCAATTTGAGGTACTTAAGTCTGAGTGGTACCGGAATAAAAGAGCTGCCAGCGTCTGTGAATCGACTGAGGAACCTACAGACTCTAGATATTAGACGAACAGAAGTGAATGTACTCCCGGAAGGAATCACCGAGCTGCATAATCTGCGACATCTACTGGCCTATGGCAAAGAGATAGGAGCGGAACATTTTGAATATGTGAGAGGGGTGCAAGTTCTCGGCAAACTGTGGAAACTGAAGAACTTACAAGTACTTAATCGCGTAGAGGCAAACGCAGATATAGCACGTAAGATCAGGAAAATGACCAAGCTTAGAAGGATTGAGCTCACAAATGTCAAAGAAGAATACATGAAGAATATATGTTCGTCTATCGACAAACTTAAATTCCTTCACCATCTACTTGTGATGACAGTGGATGCAACTGCAATTCTTAAACTAGACGATCTCTCGGAGACTCCACTCATTCTCAGGAAGGTTACTTTAGTCGGAAAAATGTGCAAAGTGCCTCGTTGGTTTTCCTCAATGCTCAACGTTATGCATTTGCATTTGCATTGGAGCCAATTGCCTGAAGATCAGGATCCTATCCGCTGCATCAGTGAGCTTCCGAGTTTGGAGCATCTCGTGTTGGTTAATGCCTACACCAGCAAGAAACAGCTGATCTTCGAATCAGGATTCCAAAAGCTCGAGGACCTACACATTTCGTGCTTACCAGAGTTGGAGGAAATAGTATTCCTGGAAGGCGTTATGCCAAAACTCGTGCGCTTGCATATATACAATTGTCCTCAACTGAAGGAGGTTCCTCAAGGACTTGAATATCTTACCAATTTGAAACAGATGAATCTGAAAGCCGCTTCATCAGAACTCGTAGACAGTATACGCGGCAAAGGAAGCAGCATTCGTTCAAAGGTTGGACGGATCCCATCCATCAAAAATTACTATGAGACCGATGGTATTCATGTGTACGCCAGACTGTCCTAA